Within Ipomoea triloba cultivar NCNSP0323 chromosome 9, ASM357664v1, the genomic segment CACAATGAACATGTTATTACCTTTGCTCTTAGTGTCTCAACATCCGCTTTCAAGATTCTATTGTCAACTGCTGCGTCGTTGTGTTTTTGGCTTACTTCAGTCAAACGCTTCAATAAAGAGGagttttcaactttcaattcaGAAACCTAGGGAAAACAATGAGTAAACACTTTGGTTAAACTAGTCAAAGAGCATCAACTAAGTAAAAGCAGCACAAATTATGAAAGTAAGAGAATATACCTGCGTCTCCAAGTCTGTCAGATGGACCTGCTTTCTTCTTCTAGAACGTCTAGCTGATTCTCTATTAGATAGCATCCTGGTTAagataaaatattcataaattgGAGCATGCTTCTGATGAACTAGCACATCAATAACAACCTTAACCTTTAGAATTTAAAATGATGATATCAACAATGCCACTTAATTGGATGCAAAAGCTTGCTGATTAAGTGAAGGTACACAGATTTAAACATCTCATACTGTAATGCATAACagcagatttttttttcttcctcgaATCTAAgtgcaataaattaaaaatcatcaacaaataaaCCATCCCATATCAAATTTTGCTTTTCATTTTGTGACCTCCATTAATCTGTTGGAAGTAAATCCAAAATGGAACTTGCAGCATCCAGATACAGCTGCTATTTATAGTCTATCTGAGATGGGAAAATGCTATCCTCTTTGAGACGTTGCAGCAAAGGCCATTGTTCTAAACTTGCAGCAAAGGCCCATTGTAGGGACCACAGTTCAGAACAATGAGACTAAGATGCATCACTGTCAATACAATAGTCTTTTCTTCTACAGAaagcatatttatatttatatttatattatattaataataaaatatggtttAATTTTGACATACCAAATGCATATTTACAGAAGGTAACTCGTGTAATTGATCAATCAGGCTAGATAACTTACCATCTTTTATGAGAGAGCTCACAACAAAAGTAGAAGTATACAGTTTATTGATAAAGGATAACAACTGCATCATGCATGAAATGGTCTGAGCACCAAGATATATCCATTCCAAAATTTGTCTCTTAACCATAAATCAGATGTGTGCTCATTCTCTATAGATTGAATATGACTGCTTAATCATCTATATTCCTTCTGTTGCTTGTCTTAACAAATAAATTGAGTATCTACAAGTGATAAAAATTCTAACCTCCTCGCACGTTTTACATCAATTTGGTGAGTTGTTTCTGCTTCCTCTTCagcttcatcatcatcagacaGTTCTGAGCCACTTGCTGACTGTGCCCTGGCACTAGATTTCTTCTGCACTGCAGGTAAGGTGGATGTTCCAACAGGCCCTCCGGCATCCCCCTTGGGAAAATCATTCCCAGATCCTACATGGTAAAAGTAACACGCTGAATAATTTCCATAATAATTTATCAAAGCAGGAAACCCTCTTTGGCTCTGGCAATAGGATATGTTTCAACCACAAGCTACTTAATAATATATACTGTTTGCTAAAACTGATGTGAATAAAATGCTGGAAGACTATGAAATTAGGACCAGAACTAAACTGAATGACAAATTTCATCCTTTTTTGTAAGGACATGATTATAGATTTCAGCTGGTTGGTAAAAAACAGATCACCTTAGAGAAGATATGTTTCACTAAAGGTCAATTAACCCAGCAGAATAAGTCCTTAAATCAATTATTATCAACCAATAAACAGTAAGCTTACATTTCTGTGCCTCTACCTAGTAAAACATATCTTCAAGAGCCTTTCTAGACAGGAATGACATGCTTAAAGAAGGGCAATTAAAAAATTTCCCTCTATTTCTCTCAGTTTTCTGTAAATATTTGCAGAACCAAAAggaataaataaacaaatggtTTGTGCTGCTCTCAAAACAACCCAGAGAACATAAGCTCATAGAGGGAAATATTAAGGCGCTACTGCTGTCAAAAGGAAAACTATGAACAAAATATTCCTTATACTTGATAATAGCAGAAATTTAAACATAACACCAGTAACCGTAACATCCTGTGCAACAATCATTTACCAATTCAAGATGTCTACTCAATTTTCCAGCAATTATGACAGATACATGGCAATTAATATATACAACATCTATAGAAGCACCACTAACCTTTAGGAGGGACCACAGATCCTGGGTTGGAAATGGATGCCTCTAATCCTTTGTCAGGCAACATGGCGGCTGAATCTTGAGGATCCATGCAATTTCCCTGATACATAGAATAAGatagaaaacaaataaacagaGTTTTCCAAAGACCAGTACTTTTCCATTTGATCTGAGACTTAGGCTGCATTTGGAAGAGCGTTAAAGTGACTCACCACTTCGGCCATGTCAGGAGCTCAGCAAGAATATAATGAACTGAATAAATAAAGTAGCCGCTAAAGTGGATTCAATAAAAGGTGTATGACACCATTTTGGAATACAGAAGGGAAGAAAACATTGTCTTTTGAATAAGTGGTCattttattaataagaatagATGATACCGTTTGAAATGAACCATCGTCTGTTTAAGAGCCTAGGGAAGTTCagttgaattataaaaatgacatttagcTCAGCTGAAGAAGTACTGAAGCTGGCAGATTTGTTagcttttattttattgaaaatatgtTGTAACTTCCCAACAAATAGCATATATAAGTAGTTGGGTTAGCCTCCAAGGGATGTACGGATATATGGCAGTTATGATGCATAAACTTGTTCCTTTTCTCTCCATTTCTTCCCTCTCTTCTATGAATTTCTCTTAACCCTATTTCTCTTATTTGCTAGAGTAACAATCCAATGATCCAAGATTGTTACAAGCTTTCCAAGCACCCATTTGACAATGCTAAGGTTGGCGCAGGTTATAGCTTTACCTGCTCCAAgcactaaaattttaaatcgaAAGGTAAGGATCCGATGGAACCTATGGAAGCAGCAGTGAACTAACCAACCGCTCTCCCTATGGCACCCTTAAACAGTTCAGTGAGCCATATATTGGATTCGTTGACAGATTCAACAATAAGAACTGGACATCAAATCATGGTTTCTCAAAAAACACAAGGAgtagcaaagcaagaataatGAAGTTCATAAAAATCTGAATttcattagattttttttttattcatgcGCCAAATAAGGAGAAATTTCGGGAtctcaaaagaaaaaagtgaaaaaaatgcTTTGAGACACTTACACGCGAGAAAGCTACGGCGGCGCAGGCTAAATAGAGACGACTTTTGAGGAATGTCTGATAGTCCTCTGAACCAATGGGAACATTAGCGGCAGGTCCCGCACCAAACGACGTCGTCTTCGCGGTTTCCGCCGCCGACTCCGCCCCGGAGCTCTCGTGACCGAATTTCACATCCCGATCAGCTCCGAGATTCCGATCCGAAACCTCGACGACGTCGTTCTGCGGCAACCGCTGCCGACCAgaggcagcagcagcagcagaagTAGAAGAACAAGAAGCAGGAGGTGAAGAAGACAAAGTGTGATCAACGGAGGCGGTGGCTTCCTGGAGGAATCGCTGGAAGGCATACTCGGAGGGGCTACGGCTCATCATCATCTTgtccgccggcgccggcggtaTGAACCTGTCGACATTCTCGCCCACTGTGAGAACCTTATCCATTTCCAATTTTCCCTACTACACAGAACTGAAGATGATCTTTCCGAATCCCAGGATTTGTCAGCTTATATCTGCTCCGTCCGGTCCTTTGACAGTGACGCACAATGGCAACAGTGGTTTAATTTCCCATAAATATTTCTACTCTACTCCTAACATCGACCCGCAGTTCGATAGCAGCGACAAAGAGCCCTAGTTATTCGGTTGatgaatttaataaaatttcaattcccaTGATTGTCGGAAGAAATTGAAGATAGAATCAATGCTCCAAATTATCCATTTAGACATTTGGAATGAAATGCTAACACcctacactatatatatatatatataNCGTTTGAAATGAACCATCGTCTGTTTAAGAGCCTAGGGAAGTTCagttgaattataaaaatgacatttagcTCAGCTGAAGAAGTACTGAAGCTGGCAGATTTGTTagcttttattttattgaaaatatgtTGTAACTTCCCAACAAATAGCATATATAAGTAGTTGGGTTAGCCTCCAAGGGATGTACGGATATATGGCAGTTATGATGCATAAACTTGTTCCTTTTCTCTCCATTTCTTCCCTCTCTTCTATGAATTTCTCTTAACCCTATTTCTCTTATTTGCTAGAGTAACAATCCAATGATCCAAGATTGTTACAAGCTTTCCAAGCACCCATTTGACAATGCTAAGGTTGGCGCAGGTTATAGCTTTACCTGCTCCAAgcactaaaattttaaatcgaAAGGTAAGGATCCGATGGAACCTATGGAAGCAGCAGTGAACTAACCAACCGCTCTCCCTATGGCACCCTTAAACAGTTCAGTGAGCCATATATTGGATTCGTTGACAGATTCAACAATAAGAACTGGACATCAAATCATGGTTTCTCAAAAAACACAAGGAgtagcaaagcaagaataatGAAGTTCATAAAAATCTGAATttcattagattttttttttattcatgcGCCAAATAAGGAGAAATTTCGGGAtctcaaaagaaaaaagtgaaaaaaatgcTTTGAGACACTTACACGCGAGAAAGCTACGGCGGCGCAGGCTAAATAGAGACGACTTTTGAGGAATGTCTGATAGTCCTCTGAACCAATGGGAACATTAGCGGCAGGTCCCGCACCAAACGACGTCGTCTTCGCGGTTTCCGCCGCCGACTCCGCCCCGGAGCTCTCGTGACCGAATTTCACATCCCGATCAGCTCCGAGATTCCGATCCGAAACCTCGACGACGTCGTTCTGCGGCAACCGCTGCCGACCAgaggcagcagcagcagcagaagTAGAAGAACAAGAAGCAGGAGGTGAAGAAGACAAAGTGTGATCAACGGAGGCGGTGGCTTCCTGGAGGAATCGCTGGAAGGCATACTCGGAGGGGCTACGGCTCATCATCATCTTgtccgccggcgccggcggtaTGAACCTGTCGACATTCTCGCCCACTGTGAGAACCTTATCCATTTCCAATTTTCCCTACTACACAGAACTGAAGATGATCTTTCCGAATCCCAGGATTTGTCAGCTTATATCTGCTCCGTCCGGTCCTTTGACAGTGACGCACAATGGCAACAGTGGTTTAATTTCCCATAAATATTTCTACTC encodes:
- the LOC116028284 gene encoding light-inducible protein CPRF2-like; its protein translation is MDKVLTVGENVDRFIPPAPADKMMMSRSPSEYAFQRFLQEATASVDHTLSSSPPASCSSTSAAAAASGRQRLPQNDVVEVSDRNLGADRDVKFGHESSGAESAAETAKTTSFGAGPAANVPIGSEDYQTFLKSRLYLACAAVAFSRGNCMDPQDSAAMLPDKGLEASISNPGSVVPPKGSGNDFPKGDAGGPVGTSTLPAVQKKSSARAQSASGSELSDDDEAEEEAETTHQIDVKRARRMLSNRESARRSRRRKQVHLTDLETQVSELKVENSSLLKRLTEVSQKHNDAAVDNRILKADVETLRAKVKMAEETVKRITGMHSLFQTMPEIPTLSMPSFADSPSDTSADATVPLQEDADNHYYQSLCRDSSIQNGLLDIPPVDNARQDSAATAGVNNMGAMASMHRVASLENLQNRIRRKAGGSCRTQCRLSNDVQKGT
- the LOC116029842 gene encoding uncharacterized protein LOC116029842, encoding MDKVLTVGENVDRFIPPAPADKMMMSRSPSEYAFQRFLQEATASVDHTLSSSPPASCSSTSAAAAASGRQRLPQNDVVEVSDRNLGADRDVKFGHESSGAESAAETAKTTSFGAGPAANVPIGSEDYQTFLKSRLYLACAAVAFSRVILIVESVNESNIWLTELFKGAIGRAVGKAITCANLSIVKWVLGKLVTILDHWIVTLANKRNRVKRNS